In Opitutus sp. ER46, a single genomic region encodes these proteins:
- the ftsY gene encoding signal recognition particle-docking protein FtsY has protein sequence MISFFRKFKDGFAKTVSAIAAKTRGLFGGRKIDAASLDELEEALYTADFGVETTEEILTEIKAAYGREKDLQGRAAAEIGAAVLRRVLAGSEGTLDPAPAAAPDGVRRPIVIAMIGVNGSGKTTTAAKLAWRLKQDGKTVTLAACDTFRAAAVEQLKTWATRIDLDIVASHTGADAAAVAFDAWQAANARGRDFLIVDTAGRLHTKSNLMEELAKIRRVLQKNDATAPQHRWLVVDGSLGSNSIEQARVFHQSFGLTGLVVTKLDGTSRGGALVGIYRQLKIPIYFLGLGEQPEDLQPFSVENYVKAVFGLDE, from the coding sequence GTGATTTCCTTCTTTCGCAAGTTCAAGGACGGGTTCGCCAAGACCGTCTCCGCGATCGCCGCCAAGACGCGCGGCCTCTTTGGCGGACGCAAGATCGACGCCGCGTCACTCGATGAACTCGAGGAGGCGCTCTACACGGCGGACTTCGGCGTCGAGACCACGGAGGAGATCCTGACCGAGATCAAGGCCGCCTACGGCCGCGAAAAGGACCTGCAGGGCCGTGCCGCCGCCGAGATTGGCGCCGCCGTGCTGCGCCGCGTCCTCGCCGGCAGCGAGGGCACGCTCGACCCGGCTCCGGCGGCCGCGCCGGATGGCGTCCGCCGTCCCATCGTCATCGCGATGATCGGGGTCAACGGCTCCGGCAAGACCACCACCGCTGCGAAGCTGGCTTGGCGGCTGAAGCAGGACGGCAAGACCGTCACCCTCGCGGCGTGCGACACGTTCCGGGCGGCGGCCGTCGAGCAGCTCAAGACCTGGGCGACGCGCATCGATCTCGACATCGTGGCGAGCCATACCGGCGCGGACGCCGCGGCGGTGGCGTTCGATGCCTGGCAGGCGGCAAACGCGCGCGGACGCGACTTCCTCATCGTGGACACGGCGGGCCGGCTCCACACCAAGAGCAATCTCATGGAGGAGCTGGCGAAGATCCGCCGCGTGCTCCAGAAGAACGACGCGACCGCTCCGCAGCACCGCTGGCTCGTCGTTGACGGCTCGCTCGGCAGCAACTCGATCGAGCAGGCCCGGGTGTTCCACCAGAGTTTCGGCCTGACCGGGCTCGTGGTGACGAAGCTCGACGGCACCAGCCGCGGCGGCGCGCTGGTCGGCATCTACCGCCAGCTCAAGATCCCGATCTATTTCCTCGGCCTCGGCGAACAGCCCGAGGACCTGCAGCCGTTCAGCGTGGAGAACTACGTGAAGGCCGTCTTCGGCCTCGACGAATAG
- the msrA gene encoding peptide-methionine (S)-S-oxide reductase MsrA yields MNPPDTASIVLGGGCFWCTEAAFKLVPGVRAVTPGYAGGDEPEPTYEQVCAHQTGHAEVVKIEFDPRQVSLERLLELFWRIHNPTQADGQGNDLGPQYRSIILCVDDDQMAAAEKSLIEAAKRVQDPITTEIAPLKQFWPAEEYHHDYFARHPDQGYCTYVIAPKLRKLEHALVSGHAP; encoded by the coding sequence ATGAACCCACCGGATACCGCATCGATCGTCCTCGGCGGCGGTTGCTTCTGGTGCACCGAGGCTGCCTTCAAGCTCGTGCCCGGCGTGCGGGCGGTGACGCCCGGCTATGCCGGCGGCGACGAACCCGAGCCTACCTATGAGCAGGTCTGCGCGCATCAGACCGGACATGCCGAGGTGGTGAAGATCGAGTTCGATCCGCGTCAGGTCTCCCTCGAGCGCCTGCTCGAGCTCTTTTGGCGGATCCACAACCCGACGCAGGCTGATGGCCAGGGGAACGACCTCGGCCCGCAGTACCGGTCGATCATCCTTTGCGTAGACGACGATCAGATGGCCGCGGCCGAAAAGTCGCTCATCGAGGCGGCGAAGCGCGTCCAGGACCCGATCACGACCGAGATCGCGCCGCTCAAGCAATTCTGGCCCGCCGAGGAATACCATCACGACTACTTCGCCCGGCACCCCGACCAGGGCTACTGCACCTACGTGATCGCCCCGAAGCTGCGGAAGCTCGAGCACGCGCTCGTCTCCGGCCACGCGCCGTGA
- the ribH gene encoding 6,7-dimethyl-8-ribityllumazine synthase has translation MSLDAPQARVIDGAGFRFGIAAARFNEEFTDGLLANVQAGLRAAGVPEGNIAVLRVPGSHEVPWAVQTLAVRSQCDCLIGLGVLIAGDTNHHEMVGQSVSQALQDVALSTRTPVINGVIVVNSRDQARERCIGGINRGAEFAQAALEMAALRRKFPR, from the coding sequence ATGAGCCTGGATGCGCCACAAGCCCGTGTCATCGATGGTGCCGGATTCCGATTCGGCATCGCGGCGGCGCGTTTCAACGAGGAGTTCACCGACGGGCTCCTCGCGAACGTGCAGGCCGGGCTGCGGGCCGCCGGCGTGCCGGAGGGCAACATCGCTGTCCTGCGCGTTCCCGGTTCGCACGAAGTGCCATGGGCGGTGCAGACCCTCGCCGTGCGCAGCCAGTGTGACTGCCTGATCGGCCTCGGCGTGTTGATCGCCGGGGACACCAACCATCACGAGATGGTGGGACAGAGCGTTTCCCAGGCGCTGCAGGACGTGGCCCTCAGCACCCGGACTCCGGTGATCAATGGCGTGATCGTGGTGAACTCCCGGGACCAGGCGCGCGAGCGCTGCATCGGCGGGATCAACCGCGGCGCCGAATTCGCGCAGGCCGCGCTGGAGATGGCCGCGTTGCGCAGGAAATTTCCCCGATGA
- the nusB gene encoding transcription antitermination factor NusB, with amino-acid sequence MSKAQFAQRRDGRVAALQFLYAWSLNAPKNLTDDLRVFFENCEHPRDHYSFGEELIHGTIEHIEDIDGRIRTLAQNWEFDRIAKIDLAILRLAMFEMIYRKDIPPVVSINEAIDLSKQFSNADAKRFINGILDRLKDQIGRDARRADAG; translated from the coding sequence ATGAGCAAAGCCCAGTTCGCCCAACGGCGCGACGGTCGCGTCGCGGCGCTCCAGTTCCTCTACGCGTGGAGTCTCAACGCGCCCAAGAATCTCACGGATGACCTCCGCGTGTTCTTCGAAAACTGCGAGCATCCGCGTGACCACTACTCCTTCGGCGAAGAGCTGATCCACGGCACGATCGAGCACATCGAGGACATCGACGGCCGCATCCGGACGCTCGCCCAGAACTGGGAGTTCGACCGCATCGCCAAGATCGACCTCGCGATCCTCCGGCTCGCGATGTTCGAGATGATCTACCGGAAGGACATTCCGCCGGTGGTCTCGATCAACGAAGCCATCGACCTTTCGAAGCAGTTCTCGAACGCCGACGCCAAACGCTTCATCAACGGCATCCTCGACCGCCTGAAAGATCAGATCGGCCGGGACGCCCGCCGAGCGGACGCCGGCTGA
- the ribB gene encoding 3,4-dihydroxy-2-butanone-4-phosphate synthase, which translates to MSATEQPTFDSVESAIADIAAGRLVIVTDDENRENEGDLIMAAEKATPETVNMMIRYGSGIVCVPTVEPQLRRLGLGPMVARNRESHRTDFTVSVDAAEGISTGISAYDRARTIRLLADPMSRPEQLVQPGHVFPLRARPGGVLERAGHTEAAVDLATLAGLTPMGVLCELVNDDGTVQRLPQLQEFKRKFGLRLISIADLIEYRARRDHLVEQVLTRPFPTEFGDFTLSAFKSRLDARLHFALTMGKLGPDPVLVRVHSENVLSDVFRAKGLPGHQLLTDSLAAVARAGRGVVLYMQPTNPGDVLLGCLNAQPGEVPPPMSLRDYGMGAQILSLLGLSKIRLMSSSTRKVVGLDGYGLEIVEQVPPAGA; encoded by the coding sequence ATGAGCGCCACTGAGCAGCCGACCTTTGATTCCGTTGAGTCAGCCATCGCGGATATTGCCGCTGGCCGGCTTGTCATCGTCACCGACGACGAGAACCGCGAAAACGAGGGCGACCTGATCATGGCGGCCGAGAAGGCGACGCCGGAGACGGTCAACATGATGATCCGCTACGGCAGCGGCATTGTCTGCGTGCCGACGGTCGAGCCGCAGCTGCGCCGGCTCGGGCTGGGACCCATGGTGGCGCGAAACCGCGAGTCGCACCGCACGGATTTCACCGTGAGCGTGGACGCCGCGGAGGGAATTTCCACGGGTATCAGCGCTTACGACCGCGCGCGCACGATCCGGCTGCTGGCCGACCCGATGTCGCGGCCGGAGCAGTTGGTGCAGCCCGGTCACGTGTTTCCGCTGCGGGCGCGCCCGGGCGGCGTGCTGGAGCGGGCCGGGCACACCGAGGCGGCCGTCGACCTGGCCACGCTCGCGGGCCTCACGCCGATGGGCGTGCTCTGCGAACTGGTGAACGACGACGGCACCGTGCAGCGGCTGCCCCAGCTGCAGGAGTTCAAGCGCAAGTTCGGACTCAGGCTGATCTCGATCGCCGACCTCATCGAGTACCGCGCCCGGCGGGATCACCTTGTCGAACAGGTGCTCACGCGCCCGTTCCCGACCGAGTTCGGTGACTTCACGCTGTCCGCGTTCAAGAGCCGCCTGGATGCGCGCCTGCACTTTGCCCTCACCATGGGAAAGCTCGGGCCGGATCCGGTGCTGGTGCGCGTGCACAGCGAGAACGTCCTCAGCGACGTGTTCCGCGCCAAGGGCCTGCCTGGTCACCAACTGCTCACCGATTCGCTCGCGGCGGTCGCCCGCGCCGGCCGCGGCGTGGTGTTGTACATGCAGCCGACAAACCCAGGCGACGTGCTCCTCGGCTGCCTCAACGCCCAGCCCGGGGAGGTGCCCCCGCCGATGAGCCTCCGCGATTACGGCATGGGCGCGCAGATCCTCTCCCTCCTTGGGCTCAGCAAAATCCGCCTCATGTCCAGCAGCACTCGCAAGGTCGTGGGTCTGGATGGCTATGGGCTGGAGATTGTTGAGCAAGTGCCACCGGCTGGCGCCTGA
- a CDS encoding glycosyltransferase family 2 protein, translated as MSAPRVSILLPAYQAAGTLARAIASIREQTLSDWELLVVDDGSTDGTAELVRGAAATDARVRLLGQPHAGLVAALTRGLAEARGELIARMDADDESHPERLAAQVAALMADPALGLVGCQVEFGGDAQASAGYALHVAWLNGLLTPQEIALNRFIEAPFAHPSVMFRREIAARHGGYRDGDFPEDYELWLRWSDAGVRMGKVPRPLLRWNDGPTRLSRADPRYAPEKFFAVKAGWLAREINRHPGLPVWIWGAGRHTRKRAAHLGAHGIAIAGYIDVDAKKAGHVVGGVPVISPAELPPPGSRLILGYVSNRGAREYIREQLTATGHVEGRDFLMCA; from the coding sequence GTGAGCGCGCCCCGCGTTTCGATTCTCCTGCCGGCCTACCAAGCCGCGGGCACCCTGGCCCGGGCGATCGCCAGCATCCGCGAACAGACGCTGTCGGACTGGGAACTCCTCGTGGTGGACGACGGCTCCACTGACGGCACTGCAGAATTGGTCCGCGGCGCGGCGGCCACCGATGCCCGGGTGCGCCTCCTCGGCCAGCCGCACGCCGGCCTCGTGGCAGCGCTCACCCGTGGCCTGGCGGAGGCACGCGGCGAGCTCATCGCGCGGATGGACGCCGACGATGAATCTCATCCTGAACGCCTGGCGGCGCAGGTCGCGGCGCTCATGGCGGATCCCGCGCTGGGGCTCGTGGGGTGCCAGGTGGAGTTTGGCGGCGACGCCCAGGCCAGCGCCGGGTACGCCCTGCATGTTGCCTGGCTCAACGGGCTGCTGACGCCTCAGGAGATCGCACTCAACCGCTTTATCGAGGCGCCGTTCGCCCACCCCAGCGTGATGTTCCGCCGCGAAATCGCGGCCCGCCACGGCGGCTACCGCGACGGCGACTTCCCCGAAGATTACGAACTCTGGCTGCGGTGGTCGGATGCCGGGGTGCGCATGGGCAAGGTCCCGCGCCCGCTGCTACGCTGGAACGACGGGCCCACGCGGCTGTCGCGCGCCGACCCACGGTACGCGCCGGAGAAGTTCTTCGCCGTGAAGGCCGGCTGGCTCGCCCGCGAGATCAACCGACATCCGGGCCTTCCCGTATGGATCTGGGGCGCAGGGCGACACACCCGCAAACGCGCCGCCCACCTCGGAGCACACGGCATCGCGATCGCCGGGTATATCGATGTGGACGCGAAGAAGGCCGGCCATGTCGTCGGCGGCGTGCCCGTGATCTCGCCCGCTGAGCTGCCTCCACCGGGCAGCCGCCTCATTCTTGGTTACGTGAGCAACCGCGGCGCCCGGGAGTACATCCGAGAGCAGCTCACGGCGACCGGCCACGTGGAGGGCCGCGACTTTCTGATGTGTGCCTGA
- a CDS encoding CHASE3 domain-containing protein produces MQTSARALILSRPAVFATLLAAFGLVIASGVLAAFSTHQVAAADRRAAHAQQTLVTLNGLLATMNEAETAQRGFLLTHDDKYLAPYEAARPRYRQELAALARQFDQDLVARRGLEELTRLCDARFAEIERTVNLRREHGIAPALNVIESDEGWRVMQQVREKLTALQREELSGIAQLTATAAHQARTYELLHMALLAVAAALAGTVAWMLARRLHQLEGLIKVCAWTHRVQWEGKWIRFEEYLARRFNLQCTHGISDEAARQMREEIEKTPIDADPELKG; encoded by the coding sequence ATGCAAACCTCCGCCCGCGCGCTGATCCTCTCCCGTCCCGCCGTGTTCGCCACGCTGCTGGCGGCGTTCGGTCTCGTCATCGCCTCAGGCGTCCTGGCGGCGTTCTCCACGCACCAAGTGGCTGCGGCTGACCGGCGCGCGGCGCATGCCCAGCAAACGCTCGTCACGCTCAACGGGCTGCTGGCCACGATGAACGAGGCGGAGACCGCCCAGCGCGGTTTTCTGCTCACGCATGACGACAAGTACCTGGCGCCTTATGAGGCGGCGCGGCCGCGCTATCGCCAGGAGCTGGCGGCGCTGGCGCGGCAATTTGACCAGGACCTGGTCGCCCGACGGGGGCTGGAGGAACTGACCCGACTGTGCGATGCGCGCTTTGCCGAGATCGAGCGCACCGTCAACCTGCGCCGCGAGCACGGCATCGCGCCGGCGCTGAATGTCATCGAGTCCGACGAGGGCTGGCGCGTGATGCAGCAGGTGCGCGAAAAGCTGACCGCGCTGCAGCGCGAGGAGCTGTCGGGCATCGCCCAACTCACGGCCACCGCGGCGCACCAGGCGCGCACCTACGAATTGCTGCATATGGCGCTGCTGGCGGTCGCCGCCGCGCTGGCCGGGACCGTGGCCTGGATGCTCGCGCGGCGACTCCACCAACTGGAAGGGCTCATCAAGGTGTGCGCGTGGACGCACCGCGTGCAGTGGGAGGGAAAATGGATCCGCTTCGAGGAGTACCTGGCGCGACGGTTCAACCTGCAGTGCACGCACGGTATTTCGGACGAAGCCGCCCGGCAGATGCGGGAGGAGATCGAGAAGACGCCCATCGACGCCGATCCCGAACTGAAGGGTTGA